One genomic region from Macellibacteroides fermentans encodes:
- the tsaD gene encoding tRNA (adenosine(37)-N6)-threonylcarbamoyltransferase complex transferase subunit TsaD gives MSITILGIESSCDDTSASVIRDGVLLSNIIAGQAVHQSYGGVVPELASRAHQQNIIPVVAEAIKRAGIDKSELSAVAFTRGPGLMGSLLVGTSFAKGFSASLGIPMIEINHLQAHVLAHFIKETPDDTDQPTYPFLCLLVSGGNSQIIKVNAYNDMEVIGQTIDDAAGEAFDKCAKVMGLGYPGGPVVNRLANEGNPKAFEFNKPHIQGYDYSFSGLKTSFLYTLRDRLKEDPDFIENNKADLCASLQSTVIDILMTKLRKAAKDLNIKEVAVAGGVSANTGLRDAFHDHAARYGWKIHIPKFAFTTDNAAMVAITGYYKYMDKDFCAMDAAPFSRVVL, from the coding sequence ATGTCCATAACAATCCTTGGAATCGAATCATCTTGTGATGACACTTCGGCATCTGTAATCAGAGATGGCGTATTGTTGTCCAACATCATAGCCGGCCAGGCTGTACATCAGTCCTACGGAGGCGTTGTCCCCGAGCTTGCATCGCGTGCCCACCAGCAAAATATTATTCCTGTGGTAGCAGAAGCTATTAAACGTGCAGGAATTGATAAATCAGAATTAAGTGCTGTTGCTTTTACCCGAGGTCCCGGATTAATGGGCTCGTTGCTTGTAGGAACTTCTTTTGCCAAAGGTTTCTCAGCATCACTAGGTATACCTATGATAGAAATCAATCACCTTCAAGCGCATGTATTGGCTCATTTTATAAAAGAAACACCCGATGATACAGATCAGCCAACCTATCCATTCCTTTGCCTGCTGGTATCTGGGGGAAATTCTCAGATAATAAAGGTGAATGCCTATAATGATATGGAAGTAATAGGACAGACGATTGATGATGCAGCAGGAGAAGCTTTTGATAAGTGTGCAAAAGTTATGGGATTAGGTTATCCTGGCGGACCTGTTGTGAATCGTTTGGCTAATGAAGGTAATCCGAAAGCTTTTGAGTTTAATAAACCACATATTCAGGGGTATGACTATAGTTTCAGTGGATTGAAGACCTCTTTCCTTTATACTTTACGTGACCGGTTGAAGGAGGATCCGGATTTTATTGAAAATAATAAAGCAGATTTATGTGCTTCGCTTCAGTCTACCGTGATTGATATTCTGATGACAAAGTTGCGTAAAGCAGCAAAAGATTTAAATATCAAAGAGGTTGCTGTGGCTGGAGGGGTTTCTGCCAATACGGGACTTAGGGATGCGTTTCATGATCATGCCGCCCGTTATGGATGGAAAATTCATATCCCTAAATTCGCATTTACTACTGATAATGCAGCAATGGTAGCCATTACCGGGTACTATAAATACATGGATAAAGATTTTTGTGCAATGGATGCGGCACCATTCTCAAGAGTGGTTTTATAA
- a CDS encoding competence/damage-inducible protein A gives MNVEIITIGDELLIGQVVDTNSAWIGQALGNEGFRVVWRTTVGDNEQDMLDAFDAAMNRAQIVLVTGGIGPTKDDITKQTLCKYFHTRLRFSQEVYENIETIFSRGGRVMNELTRNQALVPEDCTVIQNTAGTAPVTWFERNGKILVSMPGVPYEMKWIMSNEIIPRLKKKFLQDVYIKHHTCWVKGHTESLLAIKLTEFEEALPEYIKLAYLPQPGIIRLRLSAYCDTESEALRIITEQALKLREILGENIIVEEDKPVHEMIGELLIKMNLTLGTAESCTGGRIAAQLTSIPGSSAYFVGSIVCYANRVKEQLLGVSPLDLSEKGAVSKEVVEQMAKGTLLTLGCDCSVATSGIAGPSGGTPEKPVGTVWIAAACRDKVRSELFHFGTNREQNMLRASNMALLMLLDMLQS, from the coding sequence ATGAATGTAGAGATTATCACCATTGGAGACGAGCTTTTGATTGGTCAGGTTGTAGATACCAATTCGGCCTGGATTGGTCAGGCGCTCGGAAATGAAGGATTTCGTGTTGTGTGGCGTACTACGGTGGGCGACAACGAACAGGATATGCTTGATGCGTTTGATGCCGCAATGAACCGGGCTCAGATTGTATTGGTTACCGGAGGTATCGGGCCGACAAAAGACGATATTACAAAGCAGACTCTGTGTAAATATTTTCATACCCGCTTACGTTTTTCTCAAGAAGTCTATGAAAATATAGAAACAATCTTCTCTCGTGGAGGTAGAGTAATGAATGAACTTACCCGCAATCAGGCTTTGGTGCCTGAAGATTGCACCGTTATTCAGAATACCGCCGGAACAGCTCCTGTAACCTGGTTTGAAAGAAATGGTAAGATTCTGGTTTCCATGCCCGGAGTCCCGTACGAAATGAAATGGATAATGAGCAACGAGATAATTCCACGACTCAAAAAAAAGTTTCTTCAGGACGTATACATTAAACATCATACTTGTTGGGTAAAGGGCCACACTGAATCTTTGTTGGCTATTAAGCTAACGGAATTTGAAGAAGCCCTGCCCGAATACATTAAATTAGCTTATCTGCCTCAGCCTGGGATTATTCGATTAAGATTATCTGCCTATTGTGATACAGAATCGGAAGCATTACGAATTATAACCGAGCAAGCGTTAAAGTTGCGTGAAATCTTAGGTGAAAATATTATAGTTGAGGAAGATAAACCCGTACATGAGATGATTGGCGAGCTGCTGATAAAAATGAATCTCACTCTTGGTACAGCCGAAAGTTGTACAGGGGGCCGTATTGCAGCCCAACTAACTTCCATCCCCGGAAGCTCAGCTTATTTTGTTGGCAGTATAGTCTGTTATGCTAATCGTGTAAAGGAACAACTGTTGGGAGTATCACCACTTGACCTTTCAGAAAAGGGGGCAGTCAGCAAAGAAGTAGTAGAACAAATGGCCAAGGGCACCTTGCTTACGCTTGGTTGCGATTGCTCTGTGGCTACATCCGGCATTGCCGGTCCTAGTGGAGGAACCCCCGAGAAACCTGTAGGAACTGTCTGGATTGCTGCAGCCTGCCGCGATAAGGTAAGGTCTGAATTATTCCACTTCGGTACCAACCGTGAACAGAATATGCTACGAGCAAGTAATATGGCTTTATTAATGTTGCTGGATATGCTTCAATCATAA
- a CDS encoding carboxypeptidase-like regulatory domain-containing protein, protein MKTKANLCLRMLHGLILCFIVLPLLAQESNVLDKRIRLPKSKGSIYQLLNLVTDRSDHLFIYDSKVVNNEQKGKIAKGTYTVREAIHEITGNSKLGMRVIGRHILLYIPTDTVKVPRVKPIQSDSVSYTLIEGSVHDRLNEEIIPFASVNVLHSSIGTITNQNGAFRLKVPDSIPNKTIHISHVGYQPVDLNIDLLSNSNSQIYLDPRVVSIQEIIVSLDNPIKIINDMLAGIRENYPDKPSYLTSFYREGIEYKKKFVSLSEAVFKVYKASYHSLSADQVKLLKMRKITNEAVKDTIILKMKSGINASLMLDLIKNIPDFLSLEGLDRYNFSQSDLTVIDDKLAHVISFVQNKNENSPLYKGELYIDAANKALLRVNFEINPSYIRKATDMLIVKKSKLYDLEPQAVRYTVSYKQLNSKYYINHIRGDLDFKVKRKKAFFGNSTLHTWFEMVTCKIDTADVTRFTRNEVLPTRTVFAETNFTYDEDFWEGFNVILPEEKLNEAITRISSKIEETGY, encoded by the coding sequence ATGAAAACTAAAGCCAACCTTTGTCTTCGTATGTTGCATGGATTGATACTATGCTTTATAGTATTACCCCTCCTTGCACAGGAAAGCAATGTGTTGGATAAGCGCATCCGGTTACCCAAAAGTAAAGGATCTATTTATCAGCTGCTTAATTTAGTAACCGACCGCTCCGATCACCTGTTTATTTACGATAGCAAGGTAGTAAATAACGAACAGAAAGGAAAAATTGCAAAAGGGACTTACACGGTGAGGGAAGCTATTCACGAAATTACAGGAAACAGCAAATTGGGAATGCGTGTAATAGGCAGACATATCCTGCTTTACATTCCAACTGATACTGTTAAAGTTCCTCGAGTAAAACCAATCCAATCCGATTCTGTAAGTTACACCTTGATAGAAGGGTCTGTTCACGACCGGTTGAATGAAGAGATAATTCCTTTTGCATCTGTTAATGTGCTTCATTCTTCGATCGGCACTATCACCAATCAAAACGGAGCCTTTAGATTGAAGGTTCCAGATTCAATACCAAATAAGACTATCCATATCTCGCATGTGGGATATCAACCGGTTGACCTGAACATTGATTTGTTGAGCAACAGCAACAGTCAGATTTATCTGGATCCACGTGTAGTTTCCATTCAGGAGATTATTGTGAGCCTGGATAATCCAATCAAAATTATTAATGATATGCTGGCAGGTATTAGGGAGAATTATCCGGATAAACCCTCTTACCTCACCTCTTTTTACCGCGAAGGAATAGAGTATAAGAAAAAATTCGTCAGCTTGTCTGAGGCTGTTTTCAAAGTGTATAAAGCCAGCTATCATTCGTTGTCTGCCGATCAGGTAAAACTGCTTAAGATGAGGAAAATCACCAATGAAGCAGTAAAAGATACCATTATATTAAAAATGAAATCGGGAATCAATGCGTCTCTGATGCTGGATCTGATTAAGAACATTCCTGATTTTCTATCTTTGGAAGGATTGGACAGGTATAATTTCAGTCAGTCGGACCTGACTGTTATTGACGACAAATTGGCACATGTTATCTCTTTCGTGCAAAACAAGAATGAAAATAGTCCGCTTTACAAAGGAGAACTCTACATTGATGCCGCCAATAAAGCCTTACTTCGGGTTAATTTCGAGATCAACCCCTCCTACATCCGCAAAGCAACTGACATGTTAATTGTGAAAAAAAGTAAGCTTTATGATCTAGAGCCCCAAGCGGTTCGTTACACCGTTTCCTACAAACAACTTAACAGTAAATACTACATAAATCACATTCGTGGAGATCTGGATTTTAAGGTAAAAAGAAAGAAAGCATTTTTTGGAAATTCAACACTGCATACTTGGTTTGAAATGGTTACATGTAAAATAGACACTGCTGATGTAACGCGTTTCACCAGAAATGAAGTGCTCCCGACAAGAACTGTTTTTGCTGAAACCAATTTTACTTACGATGAAGACTTCTGGGAAGGTTTTAATGTTATTCTACCGGAAGAAAAGTTGAATGAAGCAATTACCCGTATTTCTTCCAAAATAGAAGAAACAGGGTATTGA
- a CDS encoding FecR family protein, whose product MKDRNLHTDQTVHTDQAWNELYSRLEQDNLIPARGQKRLMRPVFAGMAAAIAVLCLCGALGIWLLNDWGTDERLLSLKNGPEDNTLVTTLEDGSIIYLAQDATLSYPEHFEADKRLVKLDGNALFDVSGNKQRPFLIETKYTTIEVVGTAFNVKNNGKNDFELSVQRGLVKVTRLDNGESSFVKAGETVILNKNLFLKSPTSDMDQFARYTERIQFKDETLANIVRVINRMSSQPVQLSSSELENRRLTVSFYDNSPAAMTELICLALGLTSEQKEDTLVISAP is encoded by the coding sequence ATGAAAGATAGAAATTTACATACAGATCAGACAGTACATACAGATCAGGCATGGAATGAATTGTATTCGCGGCTGGAACAAGATAATTTGATTCCGGCTCGTGGACAAAAGCGTTTGATGCGTCCCGTATTTGCGGGTATGGCTGCTGCTATTGCGGTGCTTTGCCTTTGCGGTGCACTGGGGATCTGGTTGTTAAACGACTGGGGAACAGATGAGCGTCTTCTCTCTCTTAAAAACGGTCCCGAAGACAATACGCTGGTAACGACTCTTGAAGATGGATCAATCATCTATTTAGCTCAGGATGCGACTTTAAGCTACCCAGAACATTTTGAAGCCGACAAGCGGTTGGTTAAGCTGGATGGTAATGCATTGTTTGATGTAAGTGGCAATAAACAGAGACCTTTCCTTATTGAAACAAAATATACCACTATTGAGGTGGTTGGTACAGCTTTCAATGTAAAAAACAATGGTAAAAATGATTTTGAATTATCGGTTCAGCGGGGATTGGTTAAAGTAACCCGTCTTGATAACGGTGAAAGTTCGTTTGTTAAGGCCGGAGAAACCGTAATATTGAACAAGAACTTATTTTTGAAAAGTCCGACAAGCGATATGGATCAGTTTGCCCGGTACACAGAACGGATTCAGTTTAAGGATGAGACCCTCGCTAATATTGTAAGGGTTATCAACCGAATGTCTTCGCAGCCCGTACAGCTATCTTCTTCCGAACTCGAAAACAGACGGCTTACAGTTAGCTTTTACGACAATTCCCCGGCTGCTATGACTGAGCTTATTTGTCTTGCGCTGGGACTGACAAGTGAACAGAAGGAAGATACGTTGGTTATATCGGCTCCTTAA
- a CDS encoding RNA polymerase sigma-70 factor — MLNDLILIGKIKEGDIKAYEGLFRLYYEPLCRYAVTYVNRMEIAEEIVQDLFYIFWKERSKLPVFQSVKAYLYGAVRNRSLQHIEHLLVQDKYREERLNEDTDNDFQTPLESLEYKELQERVEKTIQNFPERRQRIFRMHHFEGKKYTEISAELALSVKTIEAEMTKALQTLRKEIDLYIHTR; from the coding sequence ATGCTGAATGATCTGATACTGATTGGGAAAATAAAGGAGGGCGACATAAAGGCGTACGAGGGGCTGTTCAGGCTCTATTACGAGCCTTTATGCCGCTATGCCGTTACCTACGTGAACCGGATGGAAATTGCTGAAGAGATTGTACAGGACCTGTTCTATATTTTCTGGAAAGAAAGAAGTAAACTACCTGTATTTCAATCTGTAAAAGCGTATCTTTACGGTGCGGTACGCAATCGGTCGTTGCAACACATCGAACATTTGCTGGTACAAGACAAATACCGTGAAGAGCGGTTGAACGAAGATACGGACAACGATTTTCAAACACCCCTTGAGTCTTTGGAATATAAAGAGCTTCAGGAACGGGTTGAGAAGACAATACAGAACTTCCCTGAACGCAGACAACGGATTTTTCGCATGCACCATTTTGAAGGAAAAAAATATACGGAGATTTCGGCCGAGCTTGCACTCTCTGTTAAAACAATTGAGGCTGAAATGACCAAAGCTCTCCAGACATTGAGAAAGGAGATCGATTTATACATACATACAAGGTAA
- a CDS encoding carboxypeptidase-like regulatory domain-containing protein produces MKTRMYFLFGYLMTALLLLSSYPLQAQEEGNYFIVSGTVKDKQTKKKLEYVNISVPGTNVGTITNSDGEFTIKVQDSLQAKVVEISHIGYYNYRIALTGNDMVDENVMLTQNANVLEEVVVRAHDPRMLVEEAMNRIGKNYSEKPTLLTGFYRETAQKGKRYINISEAIIDVYKTPYDEDASRDRVQIFKGRALLSQKASDTLIVKLLGGPNLSLYVDIVKNPDILLDKTTLGYFSFRMEESVVMDNRPQYVISFQPQAILPYALHYGKLYIDKESLAFTRAEFNLNMEDRDKATGAILKKKPAGLRFRPVEVSFLVTYKQVNGKSYLNYIRNEVRFKCDWKRRLFSTNYAMVSEMVVTDSKDQAVNAIPYKMSFKSSQSLSDKVSDFRDENFWGSYNIIEPTESLEKAANKLRKQQE; encoded by the coding sequence ATGAAAACCAGGATGTATTTTTTATTTGGTTATCTGATGACGGCACTTTTGCTTCTCAGCAGTTACCCGTTGCAGGCTCAGGAAGAGGGCAACTATTTTATTGTAAGCGGAACAGTTAAAGACAAACAGACAAAGAAAAAACTTGAGTATGTAAATATCTCTGTTCCGGGAACCAACGTTGGTACCATTACCAACTCCGACGGTGAATTCACCATCAAGGTGCAGGACTCCCTGCAGGCCAAGGTGGTAGAAATTTCCCATATAGGTTACTACAATTACCGGATCGCGTTGACTGGTAATGATATGGTAGATGAAAACGTAATGCTTACTCAGAATGCGAATGTGCTGGAAGAGGTGGTTGTAAGAGCCCACGATCCGAGAATGCTTGTTGAGGAGGCTATGAACAGGATTGGTAAGAACTACAGTGAAAAGCCTACATTGCTAACTGGTTTCTACCGTGAAACGGCTCAGAAAGGCAAACGTTACATCAATATCTCAGAAGCAATTATCGATGTTTATAAAACTCCGTACGATGAGGATGCTTCCCGAGACCGTGTTCAGATTTTTAAAGGACGTGCTTTGTTAAGTCAGAAAGCCAGTGATACCCTGATTGTAAAACTTTTGGGTGGCCCGAATCTTTCACTTTACGTGGATATAGTAAAGAATCCGGATATTTTACTGGATAAGACAACTCTTGGCTACTTTAGCTTCCGTATGGAAGAGTCTGTAGTGATGGACAACCGCCCGCAGTATGTAATCAGCTTCCAGCCGCAGGCTATCCTACCCTACGCACTGCACTATGGAAAATTGTATATCGATAAAGAAAGTCTGGCCTTTACAAGAGCTGAGTTTAACCTCAATATGGAAGACCGGGACAAAGCTACCGGTGCCATCTTAAAGAAAAAACCAGCCGGACTTCGCTTTCGCCCTGTCGAAGTTTCCTTCCTGGTTACTTACAAGCAGGTGAATGGTAAAAGCTATCTGAATTACATACGCAATGAGGTACGATTTAAATGTGACTGGAAACGCAGGCTATTCTCTACAAACTATGCCATGGTTTCCGAAATGGTGGTTACCGATAGCAAAGATCAGGCTGTAAATGCTATTCCATACAAAATGTCATTCAAATCAAGCCAGTCTTTATCTGATAAGGTCAGCGACTTCAGAGACGAAAACTTCTGGGGATCCTATAACATTATCGAGCCGACCGAATCTTTGGAAAAAGCAGCAAATAAATTGAGAAAACAACAGGAGTGA
- the ybaK gene encoding Cys-tRNA(Pro) deacylase, with protein MKVNKTNVARLLDKAKVAYELIPYEVDESDLSAIHVAEQLGEDVNQVFKTLVLKGDKTGFFVCVIPGQEEVDLKLAAKVSGNKNCDMIPMKELLPTTGYIRGACSPVGMKKQFPTFIHETCLNYQQIYVSAGQRGLQIRLSPSDLIREVRATVCVLL; from the coding sequence ATGAAAGTAAATAAGACGAATGTTGCCAGGTTACTGGACAAAGCCAAAGTGGCCTACGAACTGATTCCTTATGAGGTGGACGAAAGTGATCTGAGTGCCATACACGTAGCTGAGCAATTGGGAGAAGATGTGAATCAGGTTTTTAAAACGCTGGTACTGAAAGGCGATAAAACGGGTTTCTTTGTATGTGTGATTCCGGGACAGGAGGAGGTGGATCTTAAGTTAGCCGCCAAAGTTTCGGGCAACAAGAATTGTGATATGATTCCCATGAAGGAGTTGCTTCCTACTACCGGATACATCCGGGGGGCTTGTTCTCCCGTTGGCATGAAAAAACAGTTTCCCACTTTTATTCATGAAACTTGTCTGAATTACCAGCAGATTTATGTGAGTGCGGGACAACGGGGACTACAAATCAGACTTTCTCCCTCTGATCTTATAAGAGAAGTTAGGGCTACGGTTTGTGTATTACTATAG
- a CDS encoding Tex family protein, producing the protein MTEIFYSLISKALGIPARQVEKTMGLLDEGATIPFISRYRKEVTGGLDEVQIGDINDHYGKLKEVSKRKETILASIDEQGKLTPELKKRIETSWDSTELEDIYLPYKPKRQTKAEIARKKGLEPLATLLMLQTAQDSTKAASPYVKGEVKDVREALQGARDIIAEWVNEDEQARNTVRNSFSRTAVISSKVVKGKEEEGSKYRDYFDFSEPLNRCSSHRLLALRRGEAEGFLRVSISPDAEGCIERLNRRFVKGRSDASAQVEEAVGDSFKRLLKPSIETEFANLSKMKADEEAIRVFSENLRQLLLSPPLGQKRVLGVDPGYRTGCKVVCLDAQGNLVHNEAIYPHPPQNEKGKAASKVAQLVSTYAIDAIAIGNGTASRETEQFITGIRYDRKVQVFVVSENGASVYSASKIAREEFPEYDVTVRGAVSIGRRLMDPLAELVKIDPKSIGVGQYQHDVEQGALKKSLDQTVESCVNLVGVDVNTASKHLLTYISGLGPTLAQNIVNYRAEHGPFASRRELLKVPRMGEKAFEQSAGFLRITSGKNPLDNSAVHPESYSIVEQMAKDLNCTVSELIANKELKKKLNLQKYVSATIGMPTLTDIMEELDKPGRDPRQTIKVFEFDPNVKKLEDLKEGMVLPGIVTNITAFGCFVDVGIKENGLVHISEMADRFITDPTQVVSMHQHVQVRVQSVDLVRKRVQLSMKGLANESK; encoded by the coding sequence ATGACTGAAATATTTTATTCACTTATCTCCAAGGCGTTGGGCATTCCGGCGCGTCAGGTTGAAAAAACAATGGGGCTGCTGGACGAAGGGGCTACCATTCCTTTTATTAGCCGGTACCGCAAAGAGGTGACCGGTGGCCTGGATGAGGTGCAGATTGGGGATATTAACGATCATTACGGCAAATTAAAGGAGGTAAGTAAGCGTAAAGAGACGATACTGGCTTCTATTGATGAACAGGGTAAGCTTACTCCCGAACTTAAAAAACGCATTGAGACCTCGTGGGATAGCACGGAGCTGGAAGATATTTACCTGCCTTACAAGCCGAAACGGCAGACCAAAGCGGAGATTGCCCGCAAAAAGGGGTTGGAGCCTCTGGCTACCTTACTTATGCTTCAAACAGCTCAGGATAGTACCAAAGCCGCATCGCCTTACGTGAAAGGTGAGGTTAAGGATGTACGTGAGGCGCTTCAGGGTGCCCGGGATATTATTGCCGAATGGGTGAACGAAGACGAGCAGGCTCGTAATACAGTACGTAATTCGTTTTCGCGGACGGCTGTTATTTCATCCAAAGTGGTTAAGGGCAAGGAAGAGGAAGGTAGCAAGTATCGCGACTATTTCGACTTCAGCGAACCGTTGAACCGCTGTTCGTCTCACCGGTTGCTTGCTCTGCGCCGTGGTGAGGCTGAAGGTTTTTTGAGGGTGTCTATCTCGCCGGATGCCGAAGGGTGTATCGAGAGACTGAACCGACGGTTCGTTAAGGGGCGTTCTGACGCGTCTGCACAGGTGGAAGAGGCGGTTGGTGATTCCTTCAAAAGGTTATTGAAACCGTCTATCGAAACCGAATTTGCCAACCTCAGCAAAATGAAGGCTGATGAGGAGGCAATCCGGGTATTCTCCGAAAACCTTCGCCAGCTGTTACTGTCGCCTCCCCTTGGTCAGAAAAGGGTATTGGGCGTGGATCCGGGTTATCGCACGGGATGTAAGGTGGTGTGTCTGGATGCCCAGGGTAATCTGGTCCATAACGAAGCCATCTACCCTCACCCACCCCAGAACGAGAAGGGAAAGGCTGCTTCAAAAGTAGCGCAGCTGGTTAGCACCTATGCCATTGATGCCATTGCCATAGGAAACGGAACGGCCAGCAGGGAAACAGAGCAGTTTATCACCGGTATCCGATACGATCGCAAGGTACAGGTATTTGTGGTGAGTGAGAACGGTGCGTCAGTCTATTCGGCCTCTAAAATTGCCCGCGAGGAGTTTCCTGAATACGACGTAACCGTACGTGGTGCCGTGAGCATAGGCAGAAGGTTGATGGATCCGTTGGCCGAACTGGTAAAGATTGATCCCAAAAGCATTGGTGTGGGACAATACCAGCACGATGTGGAACAGGGAGCACTGAAGAAAAGTCTGGATCAGACTGTGGAGAGTTGCGTGAATCTGGTGGGTGTGGATGTAAATACAGCCAGCAAACACCTGCTTACGTATATTTCGGGACTTGGACCGACGCTGGCGCAGAACATCGTTAACTACCGTGCAGAACATGGCCCGTTTGCTTCACGAAGAGAGCTTCTGAAGGTTCCTCGGATGGGAGAAAAAGCTTTCGAGCAGTCGGCAGGCTTCCTTCGCATCACCAGCGGCAAAAATCCGTTGGATAATTCGGCAGTGCATCCCGAAAGTTACTCCATTGTGGAACAGATGGCTAAGGATCTGAATTGTACTGTTTCGGAACTGATCGCCAATAAGGAGCTTAAAAAGAAATTGAATCTGCAGAAGTATGTAAGTGCTACGATAGGGATGCCTACACTGACAGATATCATGGAAGAGTTGGATAAACCCGGCAGGGATCCGCGCCAGACCATCAAGGTGTTCGAGTTTGATCCGAACGTAAAGAAACTGGAAGACCTGAAAGAGGGGATGGTTTTACCGGGTATTGTTACCAACATCACGGCCTTCGGCTGTTTTGTGGATGTGGGTATCAAGGAAAACGGATTGGTACATATTTCGGAAATGGCCGACAGGTTTATCACCGATCCCACCCAGGTGGTGAGCATGCACCAGCATGTGCAAGTACGGGTTCAAAGCGTTGATTTAGTACGTAAGCGCGTTCAACTATCGATGAAAGGGTTAGCAAATGAAAGTAAATAA
- a CDS encoding ATP-binding cassette domain-containing protein, whose amino-acid sequence MRTLKKSIRSLLSIGILCLVWEVLAITANNPALVPGLPELFVALGKLWVTPEFYLSVLATLGRGVAGLLVSGVLALLFALLFARHEQVYGLFKPLLTLMRSVPVISFILLALLFLQPEQIPFMIAFLTMFPLLSENLTKGLLHLRAPLSVMGMVFHMNRTNRFTQIVYPQIKPFLFSGLASAAGFGWRAIIMGEVLSQCAFGIGSEMKRAQTFIEVPELLAWTVIAVALSFAFDRGLDRLSRLDIPVRYRKTDCAPATCGGPEVILEQVSVGYGHRMILDNLSLRFEGGRVYGLSAPSGRGKTTLLRLIDGSLKPASGKIGKGNIQAIAAVFQEPALLNHLSATDNIALPLASFYTKEKSMQLARHFCSLMELDEVAEHRPEALSYGQQQRVAIARALAFPSSLLLMDEPFKGLDEALTARIINQIKALHKINKQTIIFVSHQPDSLSLLADETIKL is encoded by the coding sequence ATGCGTACACTGAAGAAGAGCATACGTTCCTTGCTTTCCATCGGCATTTTATGTCTGGTATGGGAGGTGCTGGCGATAACGGCCAACAATCCGGCTTTGGTGCCGGGGTTGCCGGAGTTGTTTGTTGCCTTGGGTAAGCTGTGGGTAACTCCGGAGTTTTACCTGTCTGTACTGGCTACCTTGGGTAGAGGAGTTGCAGGATTACTGGTTTCGGGGGTACTTGCCCTGTTGTTTGCTTTGTTGTTTGCCCGGCATGAACAGGTATACGGGTTGTTTAAACCGTTGCTCACCCTGATGCGGTCGGTTCCTGTTATCTCTTTTATTTTGCTTGCCTTGCTGTTTCTGCAGCCGGAGCAGATTCCTTTTATGATTGCCTTCCTTACCATGTTTCCGTTGCTGAGCGAGAATCTTACCAAGGGATTGCTGCACTTGCGTGCTCCGCTGTCGGTGATGGGTATGGTGTTCCATATGAACCGTACCAACCGGTTCACGCAGATTGTATATCCGCAGATTAAGCCTTTTCTTTTCAGTGGTTTGGCATCGGCGGCTGGCTTTGGATGGCGGGCCATTATCATGGGAGAGGTTCTTTCGCAATGTGCTTTTGGAATTGGCAGTGAAATGAAAAGGGCGCAGACTTTCATAGAGGTCCCCGAATTGTTGGCGTGGACTGTCATAGCGGTGGCTTTAAGCTTTGCATTCGACAGGGGTTTGGATAGGTTGAGCAGGTTGGATATTCCGGTGCGTTACAGGAAAACCGATTGCGCTCCGGCTACTTGCGGTGGACCGGAGGTGATACTCGAGCAAGTTTCCGTTGGTTATGGGCATCGTATGATATTAGACAATCTCTCCCTCCGGTTTGAGGGAGGACGGGTATACGGACTGTCGGCTCCGTCTGGCCGAGGAAAGACTACCTTGCTCCGTTTGATTGACGGTTCGCTGAAGCCGGCTTCGGGGAAAATAGGGAAAGGAAATATACAGGCTATTGCAGCTGTGTTTCAGGAACCTGCCCTGCTGAATCATCTATCGGCTACCGATAACATTGCTCTTCCCCTCGCCTCTTTCTATACAAAAGAAAAGAGTATGCAACTTGCCAGACATTTTTGTTCGCTCATGGAGCTGGATGAGGTGGCAGAACATCGGCCGGAGGCATTAAGTTACGGTCAGCAACAACGTGTGGCCATTGCCAGGGCACTGGCTTTCCCTTCGTCTTTACTGCTGATGGACGAACCGTTCAAAGGGCTCGACGAGGCGCTTACCGCTCGGATCATCAATCAGATCAAAGCATTGCACAAAATCAATAAACAGACTATTATCTTTGTATCGCATCAGCCGGACTCGTTGTCCTTGCTGGCAGACGAAACAATAAAACTATAA